DNA from Candidatus Poribacteria bacterium:
AGACACTAAGGCGTTTGAAACGCTGACAAAAATGGAGCAGGACGCGACAGAGGCATCCACATTAGCGAAAGTCGCAGCTGAAGTAGATGTCGCATATCAGGATACCAAATTAGAGCGTGAGTTCGCGGGTTATGCTGAAGAAGCATCGCTTGACAAAGACCTCGCTGAATTGAAAACAAAACTACAGAAATGAAAACTCATCAAAATGTGTATCACACAAACACAAAAAGATTTATAGGATTTGAAAGTGAAGTCCATTAAAATTGCAGGTAAAAAATTCAAATTGGCATCCCGAATGGCGCGTTTGTATGCCCTCTTCATAGATTTCACTTGCTTATCTGTTGCCCAAATCATTTTGGTTTGCCTTATGCGCTTGATAGCAGAACTTATTTCCCCCACAATGTGGAGTCAACCGCAAGGTCCTTTGCAGGGGTTCGTCGCTGGGACTTTTGTTTTCTTTAATATAGCTTTATGGACGTTTGGTCTACTTTTCATAGACGGGTTTAGAAAGGGACAAGGCATAGGCAAAAAACTGCTGTCACTACAAGTGCTCCGATTGAAAGACGGAAAACCGTGCTCTTTCAAGGATGCCTTTATTCGCCGACTTGCAGGTATCTTTCAACCATTGGATTTTTTCTGGACACTCGGAGAAAAACGGCAGCGAATGGGGGATAAGTTCGCGGAGACGGTTGTGGTAAGATATGAGCCGGAACAGACTGAAGTCGAAACCGAAGATCCAGAAAAAGTCTTAGAAAGTGCTATCGTTGAAATGAAAGATCGGCTTTCAGAAGCGCGGGGGAAGGTTGATGCCTCTATTGGCATTGAAAAACAGTTTCAAGATGCTTATGAAGGTGCTATTGCTCAAGCAGAACGGTGGCAAGAGCGCGCACTCATTGCGCTTAAAGCAGAACGTGAGGATTTGGCACGCGAAGATTTGGAAAAACGAAACGAATACCGACGGTTAGCTGACAAACATAAAAAGCAGTGGGAAGAACAGAAACAGATTGTCCGAGAACTTAGCAACCTTCTTGAGCATTTTCAGCAGAAAATGATGGAGGCAGAAGGTGAGAAAACCTCTGTCATAGCGAAACACAGGAACGTTAATGCCGAAGCACACCTACGCGAGATGCTCAAAGAGATACAGGACAGTAAAGCACTTGAAACACTCATAAAGATGAACCAGAATGCGACTGAGGCGGCCACTTTAGCAAAAGCCGCGGCTGAAGTGGATGCGGCATATCAGGATACGAAATTAGAACGTGAGTTCGCGGGTTACGCTGAAGAAGCATCGCTTGACAAAGACCTCGCCGAATTAAAAACAAAATTAGAGAAATAAATGTTCACCGAGTTTTGTAGTAAAAATATAAAATGATTTCAAAGGTTTCAAGATGAAGTCTATTAAAATCGCAGGG
Protein-coding regions in this window:
- a CDS encoding PspA/IM30 family protein; this translates as MKSIKIAGKKFKLASRMARLYALFIDFTCLSVAQIILVCLMRLIAELISPTMWSQPQGPLQGFVAGTFVFFNIALWTFGLLFIDGFRKGQGIGKKLLSLQVLRLKDGKPCSFKDAFIRRLAGIFQPLDFFWTLGEKRQRMGDKFAETVVVRYEPEQTEVETEDPEKVLESAIVEMKDRLSEARGKVDASIGIEKQFQDAYEGAIAQAERWQERALIALKAEREDLAREDLEKRNEYRRLADKHKKQWEEQKQIVRELSNLLEHFQQKMMEAEGEKTSVIAKHRNVNAEAHLREMLKEIQDSKALETLIKMNQNATEAATLAKAAAEVDAAYQDTKLEREFAGYAEEASLDKDLAELKTKLEK